One window from the genome of Oryza glaberrima chromosome 3, OglaRS2, whole genome shotgun sequence encodes:
- the LOC127766898 gene encoding uncharacterized protein LOC127766898 isoform X1 codes for MSGGFFRGTSADQDTRFSNKQAKLLKTQKFAPELEHLVDMTKVKMDVMKPWIATRVTELLGFEDEVLINFIYGLLEEKEADGKKIQIQLTGFMEKNTVKFMKELWSLLLSAQQNASGVPQQFLDAKEAEIQQKKAEESRIAQEIQKKREKDGREQELEKQKLMDGDAGNSRLGPDRADAEEEKELDSKHSSRTKSRESLRSRSISLSPRGRRRSVSPRRRSPSPSRNYISFGRQQRSSRRSVSPRRSFSPRKRSPRSTPSMSRRRSPYSRRSPSVPRHRSPSPHRRSHIRRKSPPFVRRRSPSPHHRRSPGRAPRSPSPARHRSPRRRSSLDRHWSPSPGRRRPRSPSPGRRRPRSPSPGRRRPRSPSPGRRRPRSPSPGRRRPRSPSPGRRRPRSRSPGRRRSPSPRGSPRLRSPKRPRRSPISPRSRSANRRPSPQRRRSTSPHDRSPIHSRRSLSRDIEKGTNGIPSSNDVDVLQRNKERSHDDNRNDTEVSGHLSSDSEHRKLTKSLNSPNKPERNSTRDSSLKGTDKHLPSQVRTDSSGEEEGSRARENARKANSSRRKIKDFSADLELKKAHDDLSPGEKSPSQHSGKETRRKQNNQLSESSEDERDGRRMKHTVDSPDDSQQKQHTPSRVGMHNSYSKDGMNSEDAIKGLRDGMASKKYPAKIDDDSESEDGSPFRKDKRKAHGNNNIDSGSSDSEESGKHRSHSEKRKHKKSRKHKRRYDDSSDESNLESDDKESKRRRKEEKRLRKEERRRRREERHRRKADRQASKLKLKHAETVDMASDLEKDRESDSDADARKKGSYNGRDESDQQKLEIELREKALESLRAKKAINH; via the exons ATGTCGGGCGGCTTCTTCCGG GGGACGTCGGCCGATCAGGACACCCGTTTCTCCAACAAGCAGGCGAAGCTGCTCAAGACGCAGAAGTTCGCGCCCGAGCTTGAACACCTG GTGGACATGACTAAGGTGAAGATGGATGTGATGAAACCATGGATCGCGACCCGTGTCACCGAGCTCCTAGGGTTCGAGGACGAAGTGCTCATCAACTTCATCTACGGCCTCCTCGAAGAGAAG GAGGCGGATGGAAAGAAGATACAGATACAGCTGACAGGATTCATGGAGAAGAACACAGTGAAGTTCATGAAGGAGCTGTGGAGCCTCCTACTCAGTGCACAACAGAATGCTAGTGGGGTGCCCCAACAGTTTTTAGATGCAAAGGAAGCTGAGATTCAGCAGAAAAAG GCAGAGGAAAGTAGAATTGCTCAGGAGATCCAGAAGAAACGGGAGAAAGATGGAAGGGAGCAAGaactagagaaacaaaaattGATG GACGGGGATGCCGGTAATTCTAGATTAGGTCCTGATCGTGCTGATGCTGAGGAGGAAAAAGAACTGGATTCTAAGCATAGCTCAAGAACAAAGAGCCG GGAAAGCCTTAGGTCCAGGAGCATCTCCTTGTCGCCTCGCGGTAGGCGGCGATCTGTTTCTCCTAGGAGGCGTTCTCCATCTCCTTCCAGAAATTACATTTCTTTTGGGAGACAGCAACGATCTTCAAGGCGCTCAGTTTCACCTAGGCGTTCTTTTTCTCCACGAAAGCGTTCTCCAAGAAGTACCCCTTCGATGTCGAGGCGGAGATCACCGTATTCCAGAAGATCACCTTCAGTACCAAGACATCGATCTCCGTCACCTCATCGTAGATCTCATATTCGCAGGAAATCTCCACCTTTTGTGCGTCGGAGATCACCATCTCCACACCATCGCCGGTCTCCAGGTCGTGCACCAAGATCACCATCTCCTGCACGTCATAGATCTCCTCGGCGCAGGTCATCTCTAGACAGGCATTGGTCTCCATCTCCAGGAAGACGTAGGCCTCGGTCCCCTTCACCCGGACGACGTAGGCCACGGTCCCCTTCACCAGGAAGACGTAGGCCACGGTCCCCTTCACCAGGAAGACGTAGGCCACGGTCCCCTTCACCAGGAAGACGTAGGCCACGGTCTCCATCTCCGGGTAGACGCAGGCCAAGGTCACGATCTCCAGGAAGACGGAGATCCCCCTCTCCTCGAGGCTCTCCGCGGTTGAGGTCACCAAAACGCCCTAGGAGATCGCCAATTTCACCCAGAAGTCGTTCTGCAAACCGTCGGCCCTCTCCACAACGAAGGAG GAGTACCAGTCCACACGATAGGAGCCCAATCCATTCTCGCAGGAGCTTGAGTAGAGACATTGAAAAAGGAACAAACGGCATTCCCTCCAGTAACGATGTAGATGTGCTTCAAAG GAACAAAGAAAGATCACACGATGACAATAGGAATGATACAGAAGTGAGTGGCCATCTTTCATCGGATTCTGAGCATCGTAAGCTGACAAAATCCTTGAATTCTCCAAACAAGCCAGAAAGGAACTCGACACGCGATAG TTCTTTGAAGGGCACTGATAAGCACTTGCCCAGTCAGGTCAGAACAGATAGCagtggagaagaggagggcaGTCGTGCAAG AGAGAATGCACGAAAAGCAAATTCATCACGCAGAAAAATTAAGGATTTCTCAGCAGATCTGGAACTAAAGAAAGCACATGATGATTTGAGCCCTGGAGAAAAATCTCCATCACAACATAG TGGCAAGGAGACAAGGAGGAAACAGAACAATCAACTGTCAGAGTCATCAGAAGATGAGCGTGATGGTAGAAGAATGAAACACACGGTTGATTCTCCTGATGATTCCCAACAGAAACAGCACACTCCTAGTAGAGTTGGAATGCACAACTCTTATTCAAAGGATGGCATGAACAGTGAGGATGCAATAAAGGGTTTACGTGACGGTATGGCTTCTAAGAAGTATCCTGCTAAAATCGATGATGATTCTGAGTCAGAAGATGGAAGTCCTTTTCGAAAAGATAAGAGAAAAGCACACGGTAATAACAACATTGATTCTGGCAGTTCAGATTCAGAAGAATCAGGGAAACATAGATCCCATTCTGAGAAGCGAAAGCATAAAAAGAGCCGTAAGCATAAGAGACGTTATGATGACAGTTCTGATGAATCTAATTTGGAGTCAGATGACAAAGAGTCcaagaggaggagaaaggaagagaagaggtTGCGAAAAGAGGAAAGACGGCGCAGACGTGAAGAGCGGCACCGTAGAAAGGCAGACCGTCAGGCCAGCAAACTAAAACTGAAGCATGCTGAAACTGTTGATATGGCTTCAGATCTTGAGAAGGATCGTGAATCTGACTCAGATGCTGATGCTAGAAAGAAAGGTTCATATAATGGAAGAGACGAATCGGATCAGCAGAAACTTGAAATTGAGCTTCGCGAGAAGGCTCTGGAATCTCTTAGAGCAAAGAAAGCCATCAACCACTAG
- the LOC127766898 gene encoding uncharacterized protein LOC127766898 isoform X2, whose product MSGGFFRGTSADQDTRFSNKQAKLLKTQKFAPELEHLVDMTKVKMDVMKPWIATRVTELLGFEDEVLINFIYGLLEEKEADGKKIQIQLTGFMEKNTVKFMKELWSLLLSAQQNASGVPQQFLDAKEAEIQQKKAEESRIAQEIQKKREKDGREQELEKQKLMDGDAGNSRLGPDRADAEEEKELDSKHSSRTKSRESLRSRSISLSPRGRRRSVSPRRRSPSPSRNYISFGRQQRSSRRSVSPRRSFSPRKRSPRSTPSMSRRRSPYSRRSPSVPRHRSPSPHRRSHIRRKSPPFVRRRSPSPHHRRSPGRAPRSPSPARHRSPRRRSSLDRHWSPSPGRRRPRSPSPGRRRPRSPSPGRRRPRSPSPGRRRPRSPSPGRRRPRSRSPGRRRSPSPRGSPRLRSPKRPRRSPISPRSRSANRRPSPQRRRSTSPHDRSPIHSRRSLSRDIEKGTNGIPSSNDVDVLQRNKERSHDDNRNDTEVSGHLSSDSEHRKLTKSLNSPNKPERNSTRDSSLKGTDKHLPSQVRTDSSGEEEGSRARENARKANSSRRKIKDFSADLELKKAHDDLSPGEKSPSQHSGKETRRKQNNQLSESSEDERDGRRMKHTVDSPDDSQQKQHTPSRVGMHNSYSKDGMNSEDAIKGLRDGMASKKYPAKIDDDSESEDGSPFRKDKRKAHGNNNIDSGSSDSEESGKHRSHSEKRKHKKSRKHKRRYDDSSDESNLESDDKESKRRRKEEKRLRKEERRRRREERHRRKADRQASKLKLKHAETVDMASDLEKDRESDSDADARKKGSYNGRDESDQQKLEIELREKALESLRAKKAINH is encoded by the exons ATGTCGGGCGGCTTCTTCCGG GGGACGTCGGCCGATCAGGACACCCGTTTCTCCAACAAGCAGGCGAAGCTGCTCAAGACGCAGAAGTTCGCGCCCGAGCTTGAACACCTG GTGGACATGACTAAGGTGAAGATGGATGTGATGAAACCATGGATCGCGACCCGTGTCACCGAGCTCCTAGGGTTCGAGGACGAAGTGCTCATCAACTTCATCTACGGCCTCCTCGAAGAGAAG GAGGCGGATGGAAAGAAGATACAGATACAGCTGACAGGATTCATGGAGAAGAACACAGTGAAGTTCATGAAGGAGCTGTGGAGCCTCCTACTCAGTGCACAACAGAATGCTAGTGGGGTGCCCCAACAGTTTTTAGATGCAAAGGAAGCTGAGATTCAGCAGAAAAAG GCAGAGGAAAGTAGAATTGCTCAGGAGATCCAGAAGAAACGGGAGAAAGATGGAAGGGAGCAAGaactagagaaacaaaaattGATG GACGGGGATGCCGGTAATTCTAGATTAGGTCCTGATCGTGCTGATGCTGAGGAGGAAAAAGAACTGGATTCTAAGCATAGCTCAAGAACAAAGAGCCG GGAAAGCCTTAGGTCCAGGAGCATCTCCTTGTCGCCTCGCGGTAGGCGGCGATCTGTTTCTCCTAGGAGGCGTTCTCCATCTCCTTCCAGAAATTACATTTCTTTTGGGAGACAGCAACGATCTTCAAGGCGCTCAGTTTCACCTAGGCGTTCTTTTTCTCCACGAAAGCGTTCTCCAAGAAGTACCCCTTCGATGTCGAGGCGGAGATCACCGTATTCCAGAAGATCACCTTCAGTACCAAGACATCGATCTCCGTCACCTCATCGTAGATCTCATATTCGCAGGAAATCTCCACCTTTTGTGCGTCGGAGATCACCATCTCCACACCATCGCCGGTCTCCAGGTCGTGCACCAAGATCACCATCTCCTGCACGTCATAGATCTCCTCGGCGCAGGTCATCTCTAGACAGGCATTGGTCTCCATCTCCAGGAAGACGTAGGCCTCGGTCCCCTTCACCCGGACGACGTAGGCCACGGTCCCCTTCACCAGGAAGACGTAGGCCACGGTCCCCTTCACCAGGAAGACGTAG GCCACGGTCTCCATCTCCGGGTAGACGCAGGCCAAGGTCACGATCTCCAGGAAGACGGAGATCCCCCTCTCCTCGAGGCTCTCCGCGGTTGAGGTCACCAAAACGCCCTAGGAGATCGCCAATTTCACCCAGAAGTCGTTCTGCAAACCGTCGGCCCTCTCCACAACGAAGGAG GAGTACCAGTCCACACGATAGGAGCCCAATCCATTCTCGCAGGAGCTTGAGTAGAGACATTGAAAAAGGAACAAACGGCATTCCCTCCAGTAACGATGTAGATGTGCTTCAAAG GAACAAAGAAAGATCACACGATGACAATAGGAATGATACAGAAGTGAGTGGCCATCTTTCATCGGATTCTGAGCATCGTAAGCTGACAAAATCCTTGAATTCTCCAAACAAGCCAGAAAGGAACTCGACACGCGATAG TTCTTTGAAGGGCACTGATAAGCACTTGCCCAGTCAGGTCAGAACAGATAGCagtggagaagaggagggcaGTCGTGCAAG AGAGAATGCACGAAAAGCAAATTCATCACGCAGAAAAATTAAGGATTTCTCAGCAGATCTGGAACTAAAGAAAGCACATGATGATTTGAGCCCTGGAGAAAAATCTCCATCACAACATAG TGGCAAGGAGACAAGGAGGAAACAGAACAATCAACTGTCAGAGTCATCAGAAGATGAGCGTGATGGTAGAAGAATGAAACACACGGTTGATTCTCCTGATGATTCCCAACAGAAACAGCACACTCCTAGTAGAGTTGGAATGCACAACTCTTATTCAAAGGATGGCATGAACAGTGAGGATGCAATAAAGGGTTTACGTGACGGTATGGCTTCTAAGAAGTATCCTGCTAAAATCGATGATGATTCTGAGTCAGAAGATGGAAGTCCTTTTCGAAAAGATAAGAGAAAAGCACACGGTAATAACAACATTGATTCTGGCAGTTCAGATTCAGAAGAATCAGGGAAACATAGATCCCATTCTGAGAAGCGAAAGCATAAAAAGAGCCGTAAGCATAAGAGACGTTATGATGACAGTTCTGATGAATCTAATTTGGAGTCAGATGACAAAGAGTCcaagaggaggagaaaggaagagaagaggtTGCGAAAAGAGGAAAGACGGCGCAGACGTGAAGAGCGGCACCGTAGAAAGGCAGACCGTCAGGCCAGCAAACTAAAACTGAAGCATGCTGAAACTGTTGATATGGCTTCAGATCTTGAGAAGGATCGTGAATCTGACTCAGATGCTGATGCTAGAAAGAAAGGTTCATATAATGGAAGAGACGAATCGGATCAGCAGAAACTTGAAATTGAGCTTCGCGAGAAGGCTCTGGAATCTCTTAGAGCAAAGAAAGCCATCAACCACTAG